GGCTCGCCGGAGCTCCTGACCTCGGCCGCGGTCTTCGCGCCCAGTTCGGAGAGCTCCTCACGCTTCTTGGCGCGGTAGCCCGCAATGTCCAGCATCAGCCGGCTGCGGTCGCCGGTCTCCCGGTGCACGGCCAGGCGGGTGAGCTCCTGGAGTGCTTCCAGCACCTCGCCGTCGCGGCCGACCAGCTTCTGCAGGTCGCGGCTGTGGGAATCGCTGATGATCGAGACAGCCGCACGATCGGCCTCGACGTCCATGTCGATGTCGCCGTCGAGGTCGGCGATGTCGAGCAGACCCTCAAGGTAGTCGGCCGCGATCTCGCCCTCCTGCTCCAGGCGAGTCAGGGTGTCGCCACCCTCAGGGGCAGCGGCGGTGGTGCCTTCCGTCACGGGATGGACTCCTTCTTACTTACTTCTTGGACGGGGACTTGGGCCGCTGCGGACCCTTGCGCTGTCCGGACTGGGCCTTGCTGCGGGTGCCACCGGACGCGGGCTTGGCACCGGACGCGGGCTTGCCACCCGCGGGCTTGGGAGCGGGCTTGGCGTCCTGCGGTTCGTCGGACTTGCTGAGGGAGGTCTTCGGCTCGGGCTCGCCCGCGGCCTTGGCACCGCCCTGGACCGTGCCCGACTGGCGCTGGGACTTGCTCTGCCGCTTGGGCTGCTGGCGCTTGGGCGCCCCGCCTGTCGCCGGGGTGCCGTCCTCGTTCTCGACCAGGGTCGAGGCCTCGCTCTTCACCACACTGCCGTCGGCCTGGGCCGCCAGGCCCGCCTTGGTCAGACCGTTGATGAACTTGCGCTCGAACTCGTTGCGGTCACGGCCCTTGGCGACGATGGCCTTGACGATGGCCTTCTCGCCGCGGCCACGGGTCTTGCCGTGCTGCGTGACGTGCTTGTGCAGGCGCTCCAGGTAAGAGGCCTGCGCCTTGGAACCCGGCGTCGGGTTGTTGCGGATGACGTACATCTGCTGGCCCATGGTCCACACGTTGGTGGTCAGCCAGTAGACGAGAACACCGACGGGGAAGTTGATGCCGAAGACGGCGAACATGACCGGGAAGACGTACATCAGCATCTTCTGCTGCTGCATGAACGGCGTCTTGACCGTGGTGTCGACGTTCTTCGTCATCAGCTGACGCTGCGTGTAGAACTGCGAGAACGACATCAGGACGATCATGATCGCCGTGACGACGCGCACATCGGTGATCGAGGAGCCCAGCGCTTCGACCTTGGCGCTGCCGTCCGTGAACTTCGCGGCCAGCGGAGCGCCGAAGATGTGCGCCTTCTGCGCGCTCTCCAGCAGCCTGTCGTTGATCACGCCGATGGTGTCGTTCGACGCGATGCCGTTGAGCACGTGGTACAGGGCGAAGAAGAACGGCGACTGCGCCAGGATGGGAAGGCACGAGGAGAGCGGGTTGGTACCCGTCTCCTTGTACAGCTTCATCATCTCTTCGGACTGGCGCTGCTTGTCGTTCTTGTAGCGCTCCTGGATCTTCTTCATCTCGGGCTGCAGCGTCTGCATCGCCCGGGTGGCCTTGATCTGCTTCACGAAGAGCGGGATCAGGCAGATACGGATCAGGATCACCAGGGACACGATGGACAAGCCCCAGGCCCAGCCCGTGTCGGGGCCGAAGATGGCGCCGTACACGGAGTGGAACTGGACGATGACCCAGGAAACGGGTGTCGTGATGAAGCTGAAAATACTGGCAATCGTGTCCACTAATCAGGCTCCTTGAGCATGGGACGAGGTCTCGGCGGCCGGGCTTGAGGAGTGGTTGGACATACCGTGCCCCTCGGTGGCCGGTTCGGCGGCGGAGTTCCCGCCCTTGCGTGCGCGCCAGGCGTTGCGCGGCACCTCGTGCCACCGCGGACGCTTGCGCGGCGGAACATGGTCCACGCCGCCCGGCGACCACGGATTGCACCGCAGGATGCGCCAGGCGGTGAGTGCCGTTCCCTTGATCGCACCGTGCCGGTCGATGGCTTGGTACCCGTAGTGGGAGCACGACGGGTAGTACTTGCACACCGGCCCGAGCAACGGGCTGATGATCCACTGGTACATCTTGATGAGAGCCAGCAGCGGGTACTTCATCGCGCGCCCCCTCCCAGTAGCCGCTCCAGAGCGGCGTCCAGGTCTCGGGCCAGCTGTGCATGGTCGGCGTCGCCCGCACCGGGCAGCGCTCGTACGACTACCAGGCTACCGGGGGTCAGCCGAGCCACTCGCGTACGCATGAGATGGCGAAGACGACGCTTCACCTTGTTGCGTACGACGGCTCCGCCCACGGCTTTGCTGACAACGAAACCCGCACGCGTCGGGGGAGTGTTCTCCCCAGGCACGTGCGGGTCCGTTGCACCGCTACGAAGGTGGACGACGAGGAGCGGGCGTCCGGCCCGGCGTCCTCGGCGTACCGCGGTCGCGAAGTCCTCGTGCCGCCTCAGCCGATGCTCGGTAGGCAGCACGTCATGACCTGTTTAGGTAATCAGGCGGACAGGCTGCTGCGACCCTTGCCACGGCGGTTCGCGAGAATCGCGCGGCCGGCACGGGTACGCATCCGCAGGCGGAAGCCGTGGGTCTTGGCGCGACGGCGGTTGTTCGGCTGGAAGGTGCGCTTGCTCACTCGGGGGCTCCAGTAAGAATCGGTGGCGGCGGAGTGCCGTCCTGGCTGTCACCGTGCGCCAACGAGTAGCTCGCATTACGCCCGAGTGCACCGCTTCCCGATCACTCTTCGCGATCTGTGCCCATCGGAGGCAGGCGGCAGCAGCCATCGACAACTCGACCTGGTCACGGTACGCGCGGCTACGCCATCCGGTCAAACCGGCGCTGCCCGGGAGACACTGTCCACAGGCTGGGGACAACAACTTGAACCGCATGGGTCGCCCTGACTACCGTGGCCGGACTCCGGTTCGTTCCCTTCTCCGCGCTCCATCGCATTCGTTCCGGCCGCTCCAGCAGCTTCGTCCACCCCGTTCACCGAGTTCCACCCCGACCCGTCCCAGGAATCACACGTTCGTGGGACCCGTGAGAGAGCGTGCCCTGTGGCTGACGTACCTGCCGATCTTGCCGCAGTGTGGCCACGCGTATTGGAGCAACTTCTCGGTGAGGGCCGCGGGCAGGGTGTCGAGACGAAGGACGAGCACTGGATCAAGCGCTGCCAGCCGCTGGCGCTGGTGGCGGACACCGCACTGCTCGCCGTTCCCAACGAGTTCGCGAAGGGCGTCCTCGAAGGGCGCCTCGCGCCGGTCGTCAGCGAGACGCTGAGCCGTGAGTGCGGCCGGCCCATCCGGATCGCGATCACCGTCGACGACTCGGTCGGGGAATCCCCCGCGCCGCCGTCGCCGCCCGTCCAGCAGTCGCAGCAGCGGTACGAGGAGCCCGAGCGCCCGCCCGCGCAGAACCGCGACGGTTACCGCGGGTACGGCCGGCACCGCGCCGACGATCGCATGGGCGACCGTATGGACGATCGCATGGGCGACCGTATGGACGACCGGATGGACGACCACCCGCAGGGCCGCTCCGGGCAGCAGCAGCCCTCCCACGAGGACCAGCTCCCTACGGCCCGCCCCGCGTACCCCGACTACCAGCGCCCCGACCCGGGTGCCTGGCCGCGGCCCACGCAGGACGACTACGGCTGGCAGCAGCAGCGGCTCGGCTTCCCCGACCGCGACCCCTACGCGTCGCCGCCGCGGGACTACCGGCAGCAGCCGGGCCGCTCGCCGTACGACCAGCGGTCCGACTACGAGCAGCAGCGGCCCGACTACGACCAGCCCCGCTCCGACTACGACCAGCGTCCGGACCGCCGTGACCGGTCCGAGCCGCCGTCCCCGTCCGGCATGGGCCATGTCCACCGCGGCGGCCCCGTGGGCTCCTCCCTGCCCGCCTCCAGCGGCGCACCGGGCCCGCTGGCCGCGCAGCCGGCGCCCGCGACGGGCCCGGGCGAGCCCACCGCGCGCCTCAATCCGAAGTACCTCTTCGACACCTTCGTCATCGGCGCCTCGAACCGTTTCGCACACGCGGCCGCGGTCGCCGTCGCCGAGGCGCCTGCCAAGGCGTACAACCCGCTGTTCATCTACGGGGAGTCCGGCCTCGGCAAGACGCACCTGCTGCACGCGATCGGGCACTACGCGCGCAGCCTCTACCCGGGCACGCGCGTGCGGTACGTGAGCTCGGAGGAGTTCACCAACGAGTTCATCAACTCGATCCGCGACGGCAAGGGCGACAGCTTCCGCAAGCGGTACCGCGAGATGGACATCCTGCTCGTCGACGACATCCAGTTCCTGGCGGACAAGGAATCGACGCAGGAGGAGTTCTTCCACACCTTCAACACCCTCCACAACGCGAACAAGCAGATCGTGCTCTCCAGCGACCGGCCGCCCAAGCAGCTGGTGACGCTGGAGGACCGGCTGCGGAACCGCTTCGAGTGGGGTCTGATCACCGATGTCCAGCCGCCCGAGCTGGAGACCCGTATCGCCATCCTCCGTAAGAAGGCGGTGCAGGAGCAGCTCAACGCCCCGCCGGAGGTACTGGAGTTCATCGCGTCCCGCATCTCGCGCAACATCCGCGAGCTGGAGGGCGCGCTGATCCGGGTGACGGCGTTCGCGTCGCTCAACCGGCAGCCGGTCGACCTCGGTCTCACCGAGATCGTCCTCAAGGACCTGATCCCCGGTGGTGAGGACTCGTCCCCCGAGATCACCGCGCCGGCCATCATGGCGGCCACCGCCGACTACTTCGGCCTCACGGTGGAAGATCTGTGCGGCTCCTCGCGCAGCCGGGTCCTGGTGACGGCCCGCCAGATCGCTATGTACCTCTGCCGCGAGCTCACGGACCTCTCCCTGCCGAAGATCGGCGCGCAGTTCGGCGGTCGCGACCACACGACCGTCATGCACGCCGACCGCAAGATCCGCGCGCTGATGGCGGAGCGCCGCTCGATCTACAACCAGGTCACCGAGCTCACGAACCGCATCAAGAACGGCTGACACCCACGGCGGTACGTCGCTGAAGGCGCCCCGGGACTCGTTCCCGCGGGCGCCTTTGCCGTGCCGCGGACGACCGCTCCCGCCCCTCCCCGCCCCTCCCCGACCGTCCCCGACCGTCCCCGGACGCGCTCGGACGCTCCCGTACGCGCGCTGCGGACCGCTCTCCGGAAGGCTCCGACGCGCTCCGGGACCCCTCCAGACCTCCTTCAGGCCCCCTCCGAGACCCCACCGAGACGCTGCGGGGCCCCGTCCGGAGCCGTTCCGCCGTTACCCGACAGCTATCAGCCGTTCGATTACGCGCATGGTTACGGGTGTCCTCCACAGATTCGGGGACTTTCTTGTGTCCACACCCTGGGGACTGCGAAGTTGTCCAGATCGTGTCCACAGGGGCGGCTGCTGAAAGAGAATCAGCCCAGCTCAGTCGCCTGTGGATCCGTGGACAAAAGATCTCCACAGCCTGTGGACAAAGAAATGATCCACAGGCTGTGCGGAGAGTTGTCCACCGGCGACCCACAGGCTAGGGGCAGTTGTCCCCAGTGATCGTCAGCTTCTCCACATCGCTGTCCACTGTTCGGCAACACGACGCGCGATCTCACCGGGTCGAGTGAAAGGCGTCACACGAAGGTGCCGGGTTGGGCTGTGGGGAACCTGGGTAAAGCTGGGGACGGCGCTGGGGAGAACTACCCCTCGCCTGTGCATGGAGTGTGCAGAACTTTTCGCCGTCCACAGAAGAGGCGTGTTATCCACCGCC
This sequence is a window from Streptomyces ortus. Protein-coding genes within it:
- a CDS encoding protein jag, coding for MTEGTTAAAPEGGDTLTRLEQEGEIAADYLEGLLDIADLDGDIDMDVEADRAAVSIISDSHSRDLQKLVGRDGEVLEALQELTRLAVHRETGDRSRLMLDIAGYRAKKREELSELGAKTAAEVRSSGEPVKMNPMTPFERKVVHDAVKAAGLRSESEGEEPQRFVVVLPA
- the yidC gene encoding membrane protein insertase YidC, whose product is MDTIASIFSFITTPVSWVIVQFHSVYGAIFGPDTGWAWGLSIVSLVILIRICLIPLFVKQIKATRAMQTLQPEMKKIQERYKNDKQRQSEEMMKLYKETGTNPLSSCLPILAQSPFFFALYHVLNGIASNDTIGVINDRLLESAQKAHIFGAPLAAKFTDGSAKVEALGSSITDVRVVTAIMIVLMSFSQFYTQRQLMTKNVDTTVKTPFMQQQKMLMYVFPVMFAVFGINFPVGVLVYWLTTNVWTMGQQMYVIRNNPTPGSKAQASYLERLHKHVTQHGKTRGRGEKAIVKAIVAKGRDRNEFERKFINGLTKAGLAAQADGSVVKSEASTLVENEDGTPATGGAPKRQQPKRQSKSQRQSGTVQGGAKAAGEPEPKTSLSKSDEPQDAKPAPKPAGGKPASGAKPASGGTRSKAQSGQRKGPQRPKSPSKK
- the yidD gene encoding membrane protein insertion efficiency factor YidD — protein: MKYPLLALIKMYQWIISPLLGPVCKYYPSCSHYGYQAIDRHGAIKGTALTAWRILRCNPWSPGGVDHVPPRKRPRWHEVPRNAWRARKGGNSAAEPATEGHGMSNHSSSPAAETSSHAQGA
- the rnpA gene encoding ribonuclease P protein component; this translates as MLPTEHRLRRHEDFATAVRRGRRAGRPLLVVHLRSGATDPHVPGENTPPTRAGFVVSKAVGGAVVRNKVKRRLRHLMRTRVARLTPGSLVVVRALPGAGDADHAQLARDLDAALERLLGGGAR
- the rpmH gene encoding 50S ribosomal protein L34; amino-acid sequence: MSKRTFQPNNRRRAKTHGFRLRMRTRAGRAILANRRGKGRSSLSA
- the dnaA gene encoding chromosomal replication initiator protein DnaA, whose protein sequence is MADVPADLAAVWPRVLEQLLGEGRGQGVETKDEHWIKRCQPLALVADTALLAVPNEFAKGVLEGRLAPVVSETLSRECGRPIRIAITVDDSVGESPAPPSPPVQQSQQRYEEPERPPAQNRDGYRGYGRHRADDRMGDRMDDRMGDRMDDRMDDHPQGRSGQQQPSHEDQLPTARPAYPDYQRPDPGAWPRPTQDDYGWQQQRLGFPDRDPYASPPRDYRQQPGRSPYDQRSDYEQQRPDYDQPRSDYDQRPDRRDRSEPPSPSGMGHVHRGGPVGSSLPASSGAPGPLAAQPAPATGPGEPTARLNPKYLFDTFVIGASNRFAHAAAVAVAEAPAKAYNPLFIYGESGLGKTHLLHAIGHYARSLYPGTRVRYVSSEEFTNEFINSIRDGKGDSFRKRYREMDILLVDDIQFLADKESTQEEFFHTFNTLHNANKQIVLSSDRPPKQLVTLEDRLRNRFEWGLITDVQPPELETRIAILRKKAVQEQLNAPPEVLEFIASRISRNIRELEGALIRVTAFASLNRQPVDLGLTEIVLKDLIPGGEDSSPEITAPAIMAATADYFGLTVEDLCGSSRSRVLVTARQIAMYLCRELTDLSLPKIGAQFGGRDHTTVMHADRKIRALMAERRSIYNQVTELTNRIKNG